TCTCAGCACTCTGCGGAAGGTAGGTGGCGCTTTTCAGATAATCAACCGTCTCAGCACAGGCTTCCTATCTTTTTCAAGTTTCGTAACCGGAAAACCACCGTATTTTCGCCCTGCATGCCTAAACCCAGCCCTCAATGACGGCCCGGATAGCACTCTTCAGCCTCCGACACTGCGGAAACGCACCAAATTCGCCCGCAATACGGTAAAAATGCACTGGTGGGCGGTTCACTCAGGGCCTGCTGCGAGGGACTAAGACTTCGTAATCGAGTCAGCGATTAGCCAGGCTGCGGCGCTCGCCCCTGCTCCTCGGCAGATCGCAGTGCAACACGACCGAAGCTGGCGTACGGCTCGAGGTGCTGGCTTAGTGAACGCTGGAATCGCCCAGCCTGGCGACAGTTGGTGGCTGGCTGCCTTTTCACGACCGGCGAGTGCCGGCAGCTGTCCCGGACAGCAAACCTGTATGGCAACAGCCTGCGAATCCTGCGGAGCTTTTCGAGCGACATGGCGTCTGGGTTCGCAACCGGCGCTGTGTGCAGACGGCTGTCTAGGCAACAACAGACCGAAACGCCCGCCGCCTCGACCTTCTACGAAATCGCTCCTCAACCAAACAAGAGCACCGCTCCTTTGAGTGTGGCCGGGGTTTGACTGAGCGAAGCGAAGGAAACCCGGGGTTTCATTCGTTCCTCGTTCCAACCCCGGCCGCGCACGTTGCCGCAAATTTCACAGCTCCCAATCCCGCAAGGATCTATTGAGTGCAGAGTTTGCGGCGTTAGCCGTTTGGTGTTCGGCGTGGAGAAGCTCGGCCAGCAGGTACGCGGGACGCGGGCCACGAGGAGGACGGCAGCGCACAAAAAAAACGGCTGAGTCGCCCGATGTGGGGGACTCAGCCGTTGAACTCACACTTTAACGTTGCAGCCCAGAACGGCTGTCGTGTTTTTTCGCGTCATGCCGCTCAGGTGTCCAGCGACGCGACTTCAAGACCTTGCTGGCCTGCCGCTGCTGGAATTGCCTCGCGAGTTACAGCGGCATCGCTTTCGGCTCCGGCGTGCGGCCGCCTTCTTTCTCAGGGCCAAAGTCACACAGTTCTTCGCGAACAATGTTCATCGACTTCGGCGCTTCGATTCCGATCCGAACTGAATTCGGACCTATGCGAACAACCGTAATGGCGACGTCATCACCGATCAGAATTCGTTCGCCCGATTTTCGTGATAGTACCAGCATTGTTACCTACTCCGTTTACTCCGTGGTATCAGAACTTCCATGTACCCGACACAAGAAAACTGACACAGCGCCAGCCTTGCGGCAGTTTCTGCCGACCCGCATCGCAACCCGCAGCGAATTGCTGCCATCACCTTGATGTCGACATCAGAATGATACAACCTGCAAGGTTGTTGCCAAGAGCAATTCCCCCAAAATCGGCACTGCCCACATTTTAGGCACCGTCAAATTGCCCACAAAACAGGCACTGTTGTGGTGGCCGTCAAATTGGCAGTCGCGAACTTGATTTCTGGATGCGCGTGTGGTCTGCTCTGCACATTCAAAAAACGCCCCCAAATACACAGGAGAACAGATCACATGACGCGAATCGGAATCGTGGGACTCGGCTTTATGGGCTACACGCACTTTGAAGGCGCACGGGACATTTCCGGCGGCAAAGTGACGGCCTTCGCGACTCGCAACACGGCCAAGCTGTCCGGGGACTGGACCAGCATTCAGGGCAATTTTGGCCCGCCCGGTGGGCAGGTCGATGTGTCAGATCTGAAGTGCTATTCCGACTACAAAGAGCTGCTGGCGGATCCGGACATTGACCTGGTCGACGTCTGCCTTCCCACCGACAAGCATTTCGACGTTGTCATGGAATCACTTGCGGCCGGAAAACCGACGCTCGTGGAAAAGCCAATTTCAGTCGATCCCGAACAGGCGAAGCAAATGGTTGCGGCAGCGGACAAGGCTGGTGTCCCTCTGTTAGTCGCTCACGTACTGCCCTTTTTCCCTGAATTCAGCTTCGCGGCCAAAGCGATCCAATCGAAAGAATTCGGCAAGCTGAAGGCCGGCCATTTTAAGCGAGTGATCTGTCCGCCGGACTGGTCGAACGATATGTCCGATTTCCGCAAACTGGGTGGCTGGGGCATCGATCTGCATATCCACGACAACCATTTTATCGCTCACGCCTGCGGCAAGCCGGATGCCGTCTTTTCGACGGGGCTGCTGCAGGACGGGTTCGTCAACCACGTGCACACTTCTTATGTCTACGGTTCTGATGGCCCGGCGATTTCGGCGGTTAGCGGCGGCATTGCGGCGAAGGGCCTGGCCTTCGGGCACGGGTTTGAGCTGTATTTCGAAGATGCCAC
This DNA window, taken from Fuerstiella marisgermanici, encodes the following:
- a CDS encoding carbon storage regulator; this translates as MLVLSRKSGERILIGDDVAITVVRIGPNSVRIGIEAPKSMNIVREELCDFGPEKEGGRTPEPKAMPL
- a CDS encoding Gfo/Idh/MocA family protein, whose protein sequence is MTRIGIVGLGFMGYTHFEGARDISGGKVTAFATRNTAKLSGDWTSIQGNFGPPGGQVDVSDLKCYSDYKELLADPDIDLVDVCLPTDKHFDVVMESLAAGKPTLVEKPISVDPEQAKQMVAAADKAGVPLLVAHVLPFFPEFSFAAKAIQSKEFGKLKAGHFKRVICPPDWSNDMSDFRKLGGWGIDLHIHDNHFIAHACGKPDAVFSTGLLQDGFVNHVHTSYVYGSDGPAISAVSGGIAAKGLAFGHGFELYFEDATLLFDAGTYGGEWVVNRPLSLVASDGSVTAVDLPEGDKWCAAFTQELQVAVNHLQGQPAGPLSSNLALDALNICYAEAKSIQDGTIVPV